TTTCCATGTTGTCAGAGACTCCAGGCTGGCCTGTACATGTCTGTCTTGCAGGGCAAAAACAGCATCACAACATTTATTCTTCGATCCATGCTTAGAATTCCTGGGGTCCTTGTCTGGGTCAGCGTCCAGCACATTCAGCAGGGGTtgcaccttctgccacagtagcggttggaaatgcaggagaggtcaaagccccccgaggtgatgggcacgccctcagagctgaggatgctgccaacagcagcggaggtggaggatccgacggcggtgttctgcgggaaggagctgaggatgggtccgggcagggtcaccaccacgggagagggctggatgacaa
The genomic region above belongs to Meleagris gallopavo isolate NT-WF06-2002-E0010 breed Aviagen turkey brand Nicholas breeding stock unplaced genomic scaffold, Turkey_5.1 ChrUn_random_7180001835407, whole genome shotgun sequence and contains:
- the LOC109364272 gene encoding feather keratin Cos1-1/Cos1-3/Cos2-1-like — its product is MSCCDQCVPCQPCGPTPLASSCNEPCVRQCQNSTIVIQPSPVVVTLPGPILSSFPQNTAVGSSTSAAVGSILSSEGVPITSGGFDLSCISNRYCGRRCNPC